In a single window of the Zea mays cultivar B73 chromosome 5, Zm-B73-REFERENCE-NAM-5.0, whole genome shotgun sequence genome:
- the LOC103626986 gene encoding embryonic protein DC-8: MASQQQTRKQQATKGHQEADRGQAMNLEEIGKYRAEAQQRSADAIRAAEDRFHKANNQQARGAGARGTVTVAQAPVATVVPYQESVKQVETESHGRGSHGSEPQQWLADAAADARERCNKALGTSPAAAHEGKASAAHATAGAAPHQQTKNEQEGGQVHGHLTRQDEMGKHGSEAQKNSTAEAARAAVEKHDGGRETGAAAGQGVKDTAAKHDKYGETGATAGRKSVKDTASRAAGATADYASAKGADAKDTGASGAQAAEEKTQEATGKAADYTKQAAAKVKDLTAGAAGTTMEYAKQAAVKAKDVTLATGETAAEYAKQAAVKGKDVTLSTGETAAEYAKAAAEKAKEAAVATGKTTAGYTQQAAVKAKDATVSTGAQVAQKATEVTADTARKVAEYAKEKAEQGKERAARAADEVEEPGSGATAQAKEPASQTADNKARDITGQHKDTTGDMARKAADTAVQAKDKVRDTAVSMVQKAGDTAVRAKDTAWDAAGGMAQRSRDTGAQAGDKAEDVTWRAEQEAGELKERASGTVKTGGGASTTKAKGGGDENTTVVGDVLEAVGATVVGLAKHTKGIVAGEEELVPVGGEKGKSPEEKTKLA, translated from the exons GATGAACCTGGAGGAGATCGGCAAGTACCGCGCCGAGGCGCAGCAGCGGTCGGCGGACGCCATCCGCGCCGCCGAGGACCGGTTCCACAAGGCCAACAACCAGCAGGCGCGCGGCGCCGGGGCGCGCGGGACTGTCACCGTGGCCCAGGCGCCCGTCGCCACTGTGGTCCCGTATCAGGAGAGCGTGAAGCAGGTGGAGACGGAGAGCCACGGCCGCGGTAGCCACGGCTCTGAGCCGCAGCAGTGGCTGGCGGACGCCGCGGCCGATGCCAGGGAGAGGTGCAACAAGGCCCTGGGGACGAGCCCGGCCGCCGCTCACGAAGGCAAGGCGTCGGCCGCCCACGCGACGGCTGGCGCAGCTCCACACCAGCAAACCAAGAACGAGCAGGAGGGTGGTCAAGTCCACGGCCATCTAACAAGGCAGGACGAGATGGGGAAGCACGGCAGCGAGGCGCAGAAGAACTCGACCGCGGAGGCCGCACGTGCCGCGGTGGAGAAGCACGACGGAGGCAGGGAGACCGGTGCGGCCGCGGGACAGGGCGTGAAGGACACGGCGGCGAAGCACGACAAGTACGGGGAGACCGGCGCGACCGCGGGACGAAAGAGTGTAAAGGACACGGCGTCGCGCGCGGCTGGCGCCACGGCGGACTACGCCTCGGCCAAGGGCGCCGATGCCAAGGATACCGGCGCGAGCGGCGCGcaggccgcggaggagaagacccAGGAGGCCACGGGGAAAGCGGCCGACTACACCAAGCAGGCGGCCGCGAAGGTGAAGGATCTCACTGCCGGTGCGGCCGGGACGACCATGGAGTACGCGAAGCAGGCGGCTGTGAAGGCCAAGGACGTGACGCTGGCCACCGGGGAGACGGCAGCAGAGTACGCTAAGCAGGCGGCGGTGAAAGGCAAGGACGTGACGCTGAGCACCGGTGAGACGGCCGCGGAGTACGCCAAGGCCGCGGCCGAGAAGGCGAAGGAGGCAGCGGTGGCAACGGGAAAGACGACGGCCGGGTACACGCAGCAGGCAGCCGTGAAGGCCAAGGACGCGACGGTCTCCACGGGCGCGCAGGTGGCGCAGAAGGCCACGGAGGTGACGGCCGACACCGCGCGCAAGGTGGCGGAGTACGCCAAGGAGAAGGCGGAGCAAGGCAAGGAGCGCGCGGCCCGCGCCGCCGACGAGGTGGAGGAGCCAGGGAGTGGCGCAACCGCGCAGGCCAAGGAACCGGCGTCCCAGACGGCGGACAATAAGGCTCGCGACATCACCGGACAGCACAAGGACACCACCGGCGACATGGCGCGTAAGGCCGCGGACACGGCCGTACAGGCCAAGGACAAGGTGAGGGACACGGCCGTATCCATGGTTCAGAAGGCGGGCGATACCGCCGTACGTGCCAAGGACACGGCGTGGGATGCGGCCGGCGGCATGGCGCAGAGGTCGAGAGACACCGGTGCCCAGGCCGGTGACAAGGCGGAGGACGTCACTTGGCGCGCTGAGCAGGAGGCAGGGGAGTTGAAAGAGAGAGCGTCAGGGACCGTCAAGACCGGCGGTGGCGCTTCGACGACGAAGGCGAAG GGTGGCGGCGACGAGAACACGACGGTAGTGGGCGACGTCCTGGAGGCGGTGGGCGCGACGGTGGTTGGGCTCGCGAAGCACACCAAGGGGATCGTGGCCGGCGAGGAGGAGCTCGTCCCAGTCGGAGGTGAGAAAGGGAAGTCACCGGAGGAGAAGACCAAGCTCGCGTGA